Proteins encoded by one window of Candidatus Bathyarchaeota archaeon:
- a CDS encoding CDC48 family AAA ATPase: MLDAESRDVGRGIARIDPKIVSELGLIAGDVIQIIGKKKTSALCWPGHPEDGGKGIIRIDGYIRKNAGVGIDDKVEIKKIEVSKAAKITLAPTEPLRIVGGEEYISQLLEGRVISRGDNIPLNIMGRKIDLVVTSLQPSSDAVIITETTEVSIGEQIKEPVRAVPRVNYEDIGGLRNEIQKVREMIELPLRHPELFEKLGVEAPKGVLLHGPPGTGKTLLARAVASETNANFSYIGGPEIMSKFYGESEERLREIFKEAQENAPSIIFIDEIDSIAPKREEITGEVEKRVVSQLLSLMDGLEQRGKVVVIGATNRPNALDPALRRPGRFDREVEIGIPDKQGRFEVLQIHTRGMPLAEDVELLKMANVTHGFVGADLWALCKEAAMRALRRILPGIDLEAESIPAEILNKINVTNKDFQEALKDVEPSAMREVLVEVPEVKWEEVGNLEEAKEELREAIEWPLKYPGLFANMDAKPPKGILLYGPPGTGKTLLAKAVANESEANFISIKGPELLSKWVGESEKAVREVFRKARQAAPCIIFMDEVDSIAPMRGGSFGDSNVTERVISQTLTELDGLEELRDVVVIAATNRPDIVDSALLRPGRFDRMLFIPLPNKEARMEIFKIHTVNKKLDKDVNLESLAKKTERYTGADIAGICNGATMMAIRELLTKYKDEKEIKEKAKDLKISMHHFEEAMKKVRPLTEQELKQYEQVFQRFSEDAQKGEVKPSSTIA; this comes from the coding sequence GTGTTGGATGCTGAAAGTAGGGATGTTGGCAGAGGCATAGCAAGAATTGACCCAAAGATAGTTAGTGAATTGGGATTAATCGCTGGGGATGTTATCCAAATAATTGGGAAAAAGAAGACTTCTGCCTTATGTTGGCCAGGACATCCTGAAGATGGTGGTAAAGGCATCATTAGAATTGATGGGTATATTAGAAAGAATGCTGGTGTAGGAATAGACGATAAAGTAGAAATCAAGAAAATTGAGGTGAGTAAAGCAGCAAAAATTACTCTTGCACCCACTGAGCCTCTTCGAATTGTAGGTGGCGAGGAATATATCTCTCAACTCCTAGAGGGTAGAGTCATTTCAAGAGGCGATAACATTCCTCTTAATATCATGGGAAGGAAAATTGATCTAGTTGTTACCTCTTTACAACCTTCTTCAGATGCAGTGATTATTACTGAAACTACGGAAGTCTCTATTGGAGAGCAAATAAAGGAGCCTGTAAGAGCAGTTCCTAGGGTAAATTATGAAGATATAGGTGGTCTCAGAAATGAGATCCAAAAAGTCAGAGAAATGATCGAGCTGCCACTACGCCATCCTGAGTTATTTGAAAAATTAGGTGTGGAAGCTCCTAAAGGAGTTCTATTACACGGTCCTCCTGGAACCGGTAAGACGCTTTTAGCTAGAGCTGTAGCAAGCGAGACCAATGCTAATTTTTCATATATCGGTGGACCCGAAATAATGAGTAAATTTTACGGGGAGAGCGAAGAACGCTTACGTGAGATCTTTAAAGAAGCTCAAGAAAATGCCCCAAGCATTATTTTCATAGATGAAATTGATTCGATAGCTCCAAAAAGAGAGGAAATCACAGGTGAAGTTGAGAAGAGAGTGGTCTCTCAACTATTATCTTTGATGGATGGCTTAGAACAGAGAGGTAAAGTTGTAGTAATCGGTGCAACAAATAGACCTAATGCACTAGATCCTGCACTGAGAAGACCAGGGAGATTCGACAGAGAAGTAGAGATAGGTATCCCCGATAAGCAAGGACGTTTTGAGGTCTTACAAATCCATACTAGGGGCATGCCTTTAGCTGAAGATGTTGAGCTTTTAAAAATGGCCAATGTTACGCATGGGTTCGTAGGAGCAGATCTATGGGCTTTATGCAAAGAAGCTGCAATGAGGGCTTTGAGAAGAATTCTTCCAGGTATTGATTTAGAGGCTGAAAGTATACCGGCTGAAATTTTGAATAAAATAAATGTAACAAACAAAGACTTCCAAGAAGCTTTGAAAGACGTTGAACCATCAGCCATGAGAGAGGTATTGGTTGAAGTTCCAGAAGTAAAATGGGAAGAGGTAGGAAATCTAGAAGAGGCAAAGGAAGAATTAAGAGAGGCAATTGAGTGGCCATTAAAGTATCCAGGGTTATTTGCCAATATGGATGCAAAACCTCCAAAAGGAATCCTATTGTATGGTCCACCAGGTACTGGCAAGACCTTACTAGCTAAAGCTGTAGCTAATGAAAGTGAAGCTAACTTCATATCGATAAAAGGCCCTGAACTGCTTTCAAAATGGGTTGGAGAGTCCGAAAAAGCTGTCCGTGAAGTATTTAGGAAAGCACGTCAAGCTGCTCCTTGTATAATATTCATGGATGAGGTAGATTCAATAGCTCCTATGAGAGGGGGCAGTTTTGGGGACTCGAATGTGACAGAAAGAGTGATAAGTCAAACTCTTACAGAACTTGATGGATTGGAAGAGCTTAGAGATGTTGTTGTGATAGCAGCGACTAACCGTCCTGACATTGTTGATTCGGCTTTATTGAGACCGGGTAGATTTGATAGGATGTTGTTTATTCCCTTACCCAACAAAGAAGCTCGAATGGAAATCTTCAAAATACATACAGTGAATAAAAAACTTGATAAAGATGTGAATCTAGAGAGCTTGGCGAAAAAAACCGAAAGATATACTGGAGCCGATATTGCGGGCATATGCAATGGGGCGACTATGATGGCTATACGAGAACTTCTAACGAAATATAAAGATGAAAAGGAAATTAAAGAGAAGGCAAAAGATCTAAAGATTTCAATGCATCATTTTGAAGAAGCTATGAAGAAAGTCAGGCCGCTAACCGAGCAAGAACTAAAACAATACGAACAGGTTTTTCAAAGATTTTCTGAAGATGCTCAAAAGGGAGAAGTTAAACCCAGTAGCACAATAGCTTGA
- the proS gene encoding proline--tRNA ligase has product MSEEKQSDLGITVKKNQNFSEWYVQIVRKAELADYAKVKGFTVVMPYGYSIWEKIRDYLDSKFKETGHKNAYFPSLIPESLLGKEAEHFSGFTPEVFWVTHAGSSELGERLATRPTSETIAYDSYSKWIKSWRDLPLLLNFWNSVLRAEITGTKPFIRTSEFLWQEGHTVHATQEEADEEVMKMLEIYKKFVENVLAVPAMTGKKSESEKFVGALYTMTLEGLMPDGKALQMGTSHNLGQNFSKSFEIKFIGKDEKEHFAWQASWGVSWRLIGAIVMVHGDDKGLILPPEIAPIEAVIVPIFYNDSDKEVVLQKIDSISKLLSNKGMSIYADTREQYTPGWKFNEWELKGVPLRIEIGPRDIKKKKITIVRRDTFEKLEVEEELIYQEIKRISEDIQRNLFKKAKDFMESHTADVGNYEDFKKVLDEKGGFLKAFWCSKQVCEDKIKEETGATIRLLSEEQEITSNCIYCGGKAREEAFFAKAY; this is encoded by the coding sequence TTGAGTGAAGAAAAACAATCAGATCTTGGGATCACTGTCAAGAAAAATCAAAATTTTTCAGAATGGTATGTGCAGATAGTTAGGAAAGCAGAGTTAGCGGATTATGCAAAGGTAAAGGGCTTCACGGTAGTTATGCCCTATGGCTACTCAATTTGGGAGAAAATCAGAGATTATCTTGACTCTAAATTCAAAGAGACGGGTCACAAAAATGCATACTTTCCTTCGCTCATCCCTGAGAGCCTTCTAGGTAAAGAGGCTGAACATTTCTCTGGATTTACCCCGGAAGTCTTTTGGGTGACTCATGCGGGGAGCTCAGAGCTAGGAGAAAGATTGGCAACAAGACCGACTTCAGAAACTATCGCTTATGACTCTTATTCAAAGTGGATCAAAAGCTGGAGAGACTTGCCTTTATTATTGAATTTTTGGAACTCTGTTCTAAGGGCGGAAATCACTGGAACTAAGCCTTTTATCAGAACTTCAGAATTTCTATGGCAAGAAGGACATACTGTTCATGCTACTCAAGAGGAAGCCGATGAGGAAGTGATGAAAATGCTAGAAATCTACAAAAAATTCGTCGAAAATGTCTTGGCTGTACCTGCGATGACGGGGAAAAAGAGTGAGAGTGAAAAATTTGTTGGCGCCCTATATACAATGACGCTTGAGGGGCTTATGCCCGATGGTAAAGCTCTACAGATGGGGACTTCGCATAATCTTGGTCAGAATTTCTCCAAGTCCTTTGAGATAAAATTCATAGGCAAGGATGAGAAAGAGCACTTTGCTTGGCAGGCGTCTTGGGGCGTTTCCTGGAGACTAATTGGCGCTATTGTAATGGTTCATGGAGATGATAAGGGATTGATTCTACCTCCAGAAATTGCACCGATAGAAGCTGTAATAGTTCCTATCTTTTATAATGATTCTGACAAAGAAGTTGTTCTCCAAAAAATTGATAGTATTTCAAAACTTCTTTCTAATAAAGGAATGAGCATTTATGCAGATACGAGGGAACAATATACACCTGGATGGAAGTTCAATGAGTGGGAGCTTAAAGGAGTGCCCTTAAGAATTGAGATCGGTCCCAGAGACATAAAAAAGAAGAAGATTACGATAGTTAGAAGAGATACGTTTGAGAAGCTAGAAGTTGAAGAGGAATTAATCTACCAAGAGATAAAAAGAATCTCTGAAGATATCCAAAGGAACCTATTCAAGAAAGCTAAAGATTTCATGGAATCTCATACGGCTGATGTAGGCAATTATGAAGATTTTAAAAAAGTTCTAGATGAGAAAGGTGGATTTTTAAAGGCATTTTGGTGCTCTAAGCAAGTCTGTGAAGATAAAATCAAGGAGGAGACTGGTGCGACTATAAGATTGTTGTCAGAGGAGCAAGAAATAACATCAAATTGCATCTATTGTGGTGGAAAAGCTCGTGAGGAAGCGTTTTTTGCCAAAGCATATTAA